TTCAAGCTGTCGCGCTTGGCGCGCCCTTCGTCGGTATCTGGCTCCGCGCGCGTATCGGCGAGCACGAGTGCCCGGACTCGCTGCGGAGCACGCCGGCAGAGCGCAAACGCGACATACCCGCCCATCGACAAACCGACGACCACGGCAGAGTCGATCCGGAGCGCGCCCAGTAGCGCGTCCAAGTCATCGGCGTGATCCTCCATAGACGAGGCGGCGCGACCCTGACGGTCCCCTGCCGCCAGCGCCGACCGACCGAGCCCGCGAAGGTCTGGCGCAAGACCACGCCAGCCCGGCGCCAGGGTCTCGAGCTGGGGCCGCCACATCTCCGCCGTCAGGGGAAAGGCGTGCACGAAGAGCAGGGCTGCGCCTTCTCCGGCCTCCAAGTACGCGAGACGCCGTCCCGGCAAATCCACGCTTCGATACGGTATCGCCACAGGCGAGACAATGTACTACACGATCCAGTCGTCAGTCAGGACGCCTCGGCGAGGCGGCCCTACCGTCCGCCAATGGCAGGGCGTTCGCCGAACGCGCCGCGCAGCAGACCCTCCTCTGCGCTACCATCGACCATGTGGCTGCGCTCGCTCGGTTTGCATGGTTCGTGGTCGCTTACAACCTGGGCGTGATCCTCTGGGGCGCCTATGTGCGCGCGTCCGGCTCAGGCGCCGGGTGCGGCAATCACTGGCCGTTGTGCAACGGCGATATCGTGCCCCGCGCACCCGCAGTCGCGACGCTGATTGAGTACTCTCACAGGCTCACGAGCGGTGTAGCGCTCATCCTCGTTGTCGTCCTGCTCGTGGCAACGCTGCGGGTCACCAAGCGCGGTGACGCGGCGCGCCTGGGGGCCTGGATGGCGCTGCTGTTCATGCTGACCGAAGCTGCGGTGGGTGCCGGGCTCGTCCTGTTCGAGCTGGTGGCGGACAACGCGACCATGGCCCGCGCACTGTTCATGGCGGTCCACCTGACCAACACCTTCATCCTCCTGGCCTGGCTGGTGCTGACGGCCCACTGGCTCTCCGGCGGAGGGCCCGTCCGCCTGTCGCA
This window of the Luteitalea sp. genome carries:
- a CDS encoding alpha/beta fold hydrolase; protein product: MPGRRLAYLEAGEGAALLFVHAFPLTAEMWRPQLETLAPGWRGLAPDLRGLGRSALAAGDRQGRAASSMEDHADDLDALLGALRIDSAVVVGLSMGGYVAFALCRRAPQRVRALVLADTRAEPDTDEGRAKRDSLKQMAREHGAAAIADAMVPQIVGSSTQKDRPELLDDVGAMARQNSPDGLIDALECLKSRQDSRPLLPALTCPTLIIVGAEDQVTTPAMSEAMACAIPGAAVHVIAGAGHLCNLEQPEAFGRSLHQFLDRLDA